TACTCATACCGCCCGAACGCACTCTTTCCGAAAGACCCAGACCCCAGACTCATTGCACGCATCGCCCGTGTTCCAAACGATGGCGTCACTATGAAGGCGCTCGACGACAACCACCAGGTTCGCGTGACGGTCAAGCTCGAACTGCTACCCATGAATCTTCGCTACGACAGAGAGGGCAACCTGACAACCGAGTATTACCGCTTCGACGATGCCAGTGGTGCGCCGTACCGGGGTGGCCAGGGTGCAGGCGAGAAGCTCAACTCCAAGCGTAAGTTGCATCAAACACTTGAGGTGAATCCGAACCAGGCAGTCAAAACAGCATCGGTTCCGACAGCAGTGCAGGACGGCTATCTCGCAACGCTTCGCCATCTCGTTGACCTCGCCCACGGCCACTTCTCCGAACGGCATCCCGATGTTCCCAAAACCATCACCGGCGATGAGGCGCGCCGGCGCATCCTGAAGGCCGCAGCCGAAGAAGTTTTCCAGCCCGGCGACCTCATCTGGGTTGAATGGGACACCAAAAAAAAGTGCATCGTCTCGCTCGGCTGGCACTACTACTACCGCTGGGCCTACACCGACACGGTTCGCCGACAAGGCGGCAGGCTCGAACGCCACGGCCTTTTCCCGCTCGACAGAGAGCGGGAGAAGGACCGCGAGGGCGCACCGGTGAAGCTGTCGGCGGTACGGCGGCTGTTTGGCTACACGGGCGACAACGAAGGCAGTGCCAGCATTGGCGAAGGCGATCACACGCAACTTATGAGCCGGGTTTCCGTCAATGCTGCGCTTGAAGTCGTGGGTGACAACGAGGCCGATGACCAACGCTTTCTGCCGCCGGCGTTCCTCAAGGAGCTGGGCATGCCCCGGCCAAGTGCCGTCGAGTTTTACCTGAAGCAACCCTATCACCCACGCTCACGCCCCTCTGACCGGGCAACACTCGTGACCTATGGCGATGCTGCTGGCTACGACACGCCCGGCGAGCTGGCAGGTCGCAAGTTCTATCTCGACCGTAAAGATGCTTATGGGAACGACGGGAAGGGATTGGTGCCCGGCCCGGCTGCGGATTCCTCCCCTGAGAACAGGAAGAACGAGCGCAGCACACTCGCGCTGGAAGCGTCAAAGCCCGGGCGAAAGTTTCGTTTCACCGTCCGCTTCCGTGATCTTGATGCCCATGAGGTCGCTGCAATCCTTGTCGCGCTTTGTCCTGACCAGTTCAAGGGTGTGCTCGGTGGCCACCACGCTGATGGCTACTGCTCGAAACTCGGTTATGCACGTCC
This window of the Chloracidobacterium sp. N genome carries:
- a CDS encoding TIGR03986 family CRISPR-associated RAMP protein, encoding MDGKPDKPHRIRVRTCDGKPRDARELNRLRSNQLGMPHLDIFQTDTPTELIICASIEDHIKAVRNKLAGAGLEEIANGNTTITTEDRMKTVSQPSQQGGQTQHGGRTPGGSGHRPQQGQQPALASQTEPLPGKPYGFVALPSSFDTKPPVWHDGTGSKERFSGEIRCELENLAPLLVGWERGQVGDADSDWPVPATLDAVDGKLTAGKSVLCPLRAPWGKRPVIIPGDSLKGLLRHELGALLGAPMERVAERSYSYRPNALFPKDPDPRLIARIARVPNDGVTMKALDDNHQVRVTVKLELLPMNLRYDREGNLTTEYYRFDDASGAPYRGGQGAGEKLNSKRKLHQTLEVNPNQAVKTASVPTAVQDGYLATLRHLVDLAHGHFSERHPDVPKTITGDEARRRILKAAAEEVFQPGDLIWVEWDTKKKCIVSLGWHYYYRWAYTDTVRRQGGRLERHGLFPLDREREKDREGAPVKLSAVRRLFGYTGDNEGSASIGEGDHTQLMSRVSVNAALEVVGDNEADDQRFLPPAFLKELGMPRPSAVEFYLKQPYHPRSRPSDRATLVTYGDAAGYDTPGELAGRKFYLDRKDAYGNDGKGLVPGPAADSSPENRKNERSTLALEASKPGRKFRFTVRFRDLDAHEVAAILVALCPDQFKGVLGGHHADGYCSKLGYARPLGWGSVRIAARQLLLLDEAGDAPVLNEADPAAWVKQHHQKTATQDAWLAIHHRRHPDAEDYPRRNGEIFTFHTSLRAEHSRKRRYRQEGC